A genomic window from Salvia miltiorrhiza cultivar Shanhuang (shh) chromosome 5, IMPLAD_Smil_shh, whole genome shotgun sequence includes:
- the LOC131024429 gene encoding uncharacterized protein LOC131024429, translating into MYYEVTLEQRWEQVFKIGRDHNNGNSVVVDVAVEREEVFVGGSKATWSAADGVVWFKVEDGGGVGLRVELVERIKWEEERGGWVGGEERQVKIHKVEKWEGGGDWNEFRCSVLVETFNLRRMDGTLVMSYNFKHFNQLKTKWE; encoded by the coding sequence ATGTATTATGAAGTTACATTGGAGCAGAGATGGGAGCAGGTTTTCAAGATTGGTCGTGATCATAATAATGGGAATTCGGTGGTGGTTGATGTTGCAGTTGAAAGGGAGGAGGTGTTTGTTGGTGGGAGTAAAGCTACGTGGAGCGCGGCCGACGGAGTGGTGTGGTTTAAGGTTGAAGACGGAGGAGGAGTGGGGTTGAGAGTGGAGCTGGTGGAGAGGATCAAATGGGAGGAAGagaggggagggtgggtgggagGGGAGGAGAGGCAAGTGAAGATTCATAAGGTGGAGAAATGGGAAGGAGGTGGTGATTGGAATGAGTTTAGATGCTCTGTTTTGGTGGAGACCTTCAATTTGAGGAGAATGGATGGGACTTTGGTGATGTCTTATAATTTTAAGCACTTTAACCAGTTGAAGACTAAGTGGGAATAG
- the LOC131024428 gene encoding uncharacterized protein LOC131024428 isoform X1, translating to MYVTRPLSQLLKSPEIVAAAPEGPNSGFLVIQDEESLRYSCFGLCKNRSLKQLPFPQDKELIIQYTTSNGQSTNTSSDPVFLIPALNCPLSSNRYYAVVPHRKRIGEAFTCSREEDKVSCCFCRCVKDVKSTPLDPRNVYQQFQLVPYESACLSDGHFVAKSVASDGFPPSFLRRKGWTVYTKTPHTFKLDTARGLDPGLRARLPELDSSRVVGKWYTPFVFVKDGSLRDQVKRSMYYEVTMEQRWEQVFKIGRDHNNGNSVVVDVAVEREEVFVGGSKATWSAADGVVWFKVEDGGGVGLRVELVERMKWKEERGGWVGGEGQVKIHKVEKWEGGGDWNEFRCSVLVETFNLRRMDGILVMSYNFKHFNQLKTKWE from the exons ATGTATGTGACAAGGCCTCTGTCGCAGCTGCTAAAATCCCCAGAAATCGTAGCAGCAGCTCCCGAGGGTCCCAACAGTGGATTCCTAGTGATCCAAGACGAGGAATCTTTGAGATACTCTTGTTTCGGACTGTGCAAGAATCGCAGTCTTAAGCAGCTGCCTTTCCCTCAAGACAAGGAGCTCATCATTCAATACACCACCAGCAACGGCCAGTCCACTAATACATCTAGCGATCCTGTTTTCTTGATTCCTGCTCTCAACTGCCCCTTGTCTTCCAATCGCTACTACGCCGTCGTTCCCCATCGGAAACGCATAGG AGAAGCTTTCACATGCTCGAGAGAAGAAGATAAGGTGAGCTGCTGCTTCTGCCGCTGCGTCAAGGACGTCAAGTCGACGCCGTTGGATCCGCGCAACGTGTACCAGCAGTTCCAGCTTGTTCCATACGAGTCCGCTTGCCTCTCCGACGGCCACTTCGTGGCCAAGTCGGTTGCGTCGGATGGTTTCCCTCCTTCCTTCCTGCGGCGGAAGGGCTGGACGGTCTACACCAAGACTCCCCACACTTTCAAGCTGGACACGGCACGGGGCCTCGATCCCGGCCTCCGTGCTCGTCTGCCGGAGTTGGATTCATCGAGAGTGGTGGGGAAATGGTACACTCCCTTCGTGTTTGTCAAGGATGGATCCTTGAGAGATCAAGTGAAACGATCCATGTATTATGAGGTTACAATGGAGCAGAGATGGGAGCAGGTTTTCAAGATTGGTCGTGATCATAATAATGGGAATTCGGTGGTGGTTGATGTTGCAGTTGAAAGGGAGGAGGTGTTTGTTGGCGGGAGCAAAGCTACGTGGAGCGCGGCCGACGGAGTGGTGTGGTTTAAGGTTGAAGACGGAGGAGGAGTGGGGTTGAGAGTGGAGCTGGTGGAGAGGATGAAATGGAAGGAAGAGAGAGGAGGGTGGGTGGGAGGGGAGGGGCAAGTGAAGATTCATAAGGTGGAGAAATGGGAAGGAGGTGGTGATTGGAATGAGTTTAGATGCTCTGTTTTGGTGGAGACCTTCAATTTGAGGAGAATGGATGGGATTTTGGTGATGTCTTATAATTTTAAGCACTTTAACCAGTTGAAGACTAAGTGGGAATAG
- the LOC131024428 gene encoding uncharacterized protein LOC131024428 isoform X2, translating into MYVTRPVSQLLKSPEMVAAAPDGPNSGFLVIQDEESLRYSCFGLCKNRSLKQLPFPQDKELIIQYTTSNTDTSSDPVFLIPALNCPLSSDRYYAVVPHRKRIGEAFTCSREEDKVSCCFCRCVKDVKSTPLDPRNVYQQFQLVPYESACLSDGHFVAKSVASDGFPPSFLRRKGWTVYTKTPHTFKLDTARGLDPGLRARLPELDSSRVVGKWYTPFVFVKDGSLRDQVKRSMYYEVTMEQRWEQVFKIGRDHNNGNSVVVDVAVEREEVFVGGSKATWSAADGVVWFKVEDGGGVGLRVELVERMKWKEERGGWVGGEGQVKIHKVEKWEGGGDWNEFRCSVLVETFNLRRMDGILVMSYNFKHFNQLKTKWE; encoded by the exons ATGTACGTGACAAGGCCTGTGTCGCAGCTGCTAAAATCCCCAGAGATGGTAGCAGCAGCTCCCGACGGTCCCAACAGTGGATTCCTAGTGATCCAAGACGAGGAATCTTTGAGATACTCTTGTTTCGGACTATGCAAGAATCGCAGCCTTAAGCAGCTGCCTTTCCCTCAAGACAAGGAGCTCATCATTCAATACACCACCAGCAACACTGATACATCTAGCGATCCTGTTTTCTTGATTCCTGCTCTCAACTGCCCCTTGTCTTCCGATCGCTACTACGCCGTCGTTCCCCATCGGAAACGCATAGG AGAAGCTTTCACATGCTCGAGAGAAGAAGATAAGGTGAGCTGCTGCTTCTGCCGCTGCGTCAAGGACGTCAAGTCGACGCCGTTGGATCCGCGCAACGTGTACCAGCAGTTCCAGCTTGTTCCATACGAGTCCGCTTGCCTCTCCGACGGCCACTTCGTGGCCAAGTCGGTTGCGTCGGATGGTTTCCCTCCTTCCTTCCTGCGGCGGAAGGGCTGGACGGTCTACACCAAGACTCCCCACACTTTCAAGCTGGACACGGCACGGGGCCTCGATCCCGGCCTCCGTGCTCGTCTGCCGGAGTTGGATTCATCGAGAGTGGTGGGGAAATGGTACACTCCCTTCGTGTTTGTCAAGGATGGATCCTTGAGAGATCAAGTGAAACGATCCATGTATTATGAGGTTACAATGGAGCAGAGATGGGAGCAGGTTTTCAAGATTGGTCGTGATCATAATAATGGGAATTCGGTGGTGGTTGATGTTGCAGTTGAAAGGGAGGAGGTGTTTGTTGGCGGGAGCAAAGCTACGTGGAGCGCGGCCGACGGAGTGGTGTGGTTTAAGGTTGAAGACGGAGGAGGAGTGGGGTTGAGAGTGGAGCTGGTGGAGAGGATGAAATGGAAGGAAGAGAGAGGAGGGTGGGTGGGAGGGGAGGGGCAAGTGAAGATTCATAAGGTGGAGAAATGGGAAGGAGGTGGTGATTGGAATGAGTTTAGATGCTCTGTTTTGGTGGAGACCTTCAATTTGAGGAGAATGGATGGGATTTTGGTGATGTCTTATAATTTTAAGCACTTTAACCAGTTGAAGACTAAGTGGGAATAG
- the LOC131024427 gene encoding uncharacterized protein LOC131024427, with translation MYVTRPLSVLQKSAENLAAAPEGPNSGFLVIQDAESETYSMFGLKKNRTLKKLPFPQDKEVAILYPRSLGVSAGVSLPVDVIGDVSLDVATPSDSSHSVFFIPALNHPLSSNRYYALLSHGKHKGEALTSSKEQEDDAPCCFSSGITDAKPRPLDPNDAYQQFALFPGRASDTFSAKSAAADGVPPKFLRKKGWTATTKTPSSFKLGAAQGLDSQLRASLPELDSPGARAVGKWYAPFVFVKEGNSLRDQVERSMYYEVTMEQRWEQIFKTDNRDRDKGINSVVVDATVETEEVFVGGSRAAWDERSAVDGVVWFKVEGGGGGGVGLRVELVERMKWEEERGGWVGGEGRQVKIHREEELEGGGDWNEFGCYVLVETFNFRRMDGSLLMSYHFRHFNQLKTKWE, from the exons ATGTACGTAACAAGGCCTCTGTCTGTGCTGCAAAAATCTGCAGAGAATCTTGCAGCGGCACCTGAGGGTCCGAACTCGGGATTCCTAGTGATTCAAGATGCGGAATCTGAGACGTATTCCATGTTTGGACTGAAGAAGAATCGGACGCTTAAGAAGTTGCCTTTCCCTCAAGACAAGGAGGTGGCCATTCTATATCCTAGAAGCTTGGGAGTCAGCGCCGGCGTTTCTCTCCCCGTCGACGTCATCGGCGACGTCTCTCTCGACGTCGCCACCCCCTCCGATTCTTCCCACTCCGTCTTCTTCATCCCTGCTCTCAACCACCCTTTGTCTTCCAACCGCTACTACGCCCTCCTTTCCCATGGAAAACACAAAGG GGAGGCATTGACCTCCTCAAAGGAACAAGAAGACGATGCGCCATGTTGTTTCTCATCCGGAATCACAGACGCCAAGCCGAGGCCGTTGGATCCCAACGACGCATATCAGCAGTTCGCCCTGTTCCCGGGGCGAGCCAGCGACACCTTCTCCGCCAAATCCGCGGCGGCGGACGGCGTCCCACCAAAGTTCTTACGAAAGAAGGGGTGGACTGCGACCACCAAGACTCCCAGCAGTTTCAAGCTGGGCGCAGCGCAGGGCCTCGACTCCCAGCTCCGTGCCTCCCTGCCGGAGCTGGACTCCCCCGGAGCCCGCGCCGTCGGAAAATGGTACGCGCCCTTTGTCTTCGTCAAGGAAGGTAATTCGTTGAGAGATCAGGTGGAGCGATCCATGTATTATGAGGTGACCATGGAGCAGAGATGGGAGCAGATTTTCAAGACTGATAATCGCGATCGTGATAAGGGGATTAATTCGGTGGTGGTTGATGCGACTGTTGAAACGGAAGAGGTGTTTGTTGGCGGGAGCAGAGCTGCGTGGGACGAGAGAAGCGCGGTGGACGGAGTGGTGTGGTTTAAGgttgaaggcggcggcggaggaggagtgGGGTTGAGAGTGGAGTTGGTGGAGAGGATGAAATGGGAGGAAGAGAGGGGAGGGTGGGTAGGAGGGGAGGGGAGGCAAGTGAAGATTCATAGGGAAGAAGAATTGGAAGGAGGTGGCGATTGGAATGAATTCGGATGCTATGTTTTGGTGGAGACGTTCAATTTTAGGAGGATGGATGGGAGTCTCTTGATGTCTTATCATTTTAGACATTTTAACCAGTTGAAGACTAAATGGGAATAG